The Prevotella herbatica genome contains the following window.
GTTCTTTCAATTACTATAGCCAACTTGTTTGCTATTCGTCAGAGAGACCTCAAGCGTTTCATGGCTTTCAGTTCTATCTCTCAGGCAGGTTACATCGTTCTTGCTATTGTTGGTAACTCTGCAATGAGCTATACAACTCTTAGCTTCTATGTTCTTGTCTATGTTGTAGCCAACATGGCTGTGTTCTCTGTTATCAGCAGCATCGAGGAACATAATAATGGAACAGTAGATCTGGAGAGTTATAATGGACTTTATAAGACCAATCCAAAGCTTGCGTTCCTTATGACAATTGCTTTGTTCTCTCTTGGTGGTATTCCTCCATTTGCAGGTATGTTCAGCAAGTTCTTTGTTTTCATGTCTGCAGTCAAGGGTGCATCTTTATCTACAACACCAGGTGTTCTGGCTTATTCTGTGGTATTCATCGCTTTGATTAATACAGTGATAAGTCTTTACTACTATTTGTTGATAGTAAAGGCAATGTATATCAAACCAAATGAGAAACCTCTTCCTTGGTTCAAGAGCGCAAGTAGCACAAAGTTGGCCCTTGCTATCTGCACAGCAGGAATAATCCTATTTGGTGTATTCAGCATGGTTTATTCATGGATAGATAGTGCATCTGTAGCTTCAATGTAATCTACAGATATAACATAACAAAAAATCCCAATGTTCATTACGAGCATTGGGATTTTTATTTGTTAGTTTATTTATTATTTCTGTACTTGGAAATCATCTTTTGTTACTCCACATACTGGACATGTCCAGTCATCTGGAAGATCTTCAAATGATGTACCAGGAGCTATTCCAGCATCAGGATCTCCTACCGCTGGGTCGTATACGTAATCGCATACATCGCAAACATACTTTTCCATGTTGTCAAATTTTAAATTGTTAATAATCTTATTTTGTTGCTTTTGCAAATTCTTCACCATATTCAATGCAGTCATCTAAGTCTTTCTCGTCTGGAACCCATTGTTTCTTTATTCCATCGTTAACGACTTCAAATCCTGCTTCCTTCAAGTGTGCAGTAATCATTTTTGGAGCATCACCGTTCCAACCATAAGAACCGAACGCTGCAGCTTTCTTTCCTTTATATTTTATTCCGCGAGCCATTTCCAATATTCCGGCAATTGCATACGAATAACCGTTGTTTATTGTTGGCGAACCAACTAATATGGCTTTAGACTGGAAAATCTCTGTTAGAATATCATTCTTGTCAATTTGTGAGGCATTGAACAATTTTACAGTCACATCTTTATCTACGTTCTGAATACCATCAGCAATTGCTTCTCCCATCTTACGTGTAGATTGCCACATCGTATCATAGATAATTGAAATCTGGTTTTCTTTATATCCGTTACACCAATCAATGTATTTGTCAATAATCTGTTTCGGATTCTCTTTCCAGATGATACCATGGCTAGGGCAAATCATCTTAATATTAAGATTCATACCAATAAGCTCTTTCACTTTTCTGCTCACCATCATACTGAACGGATTAATGATGTTAGCGTAGTATTTCTGCGCTTCCCACATCAAGTCATCCTGCTTCACAGTATCGTTATATAGTGATTCTGTTGCAAAGTGCTGACCGAAGGCATCATTAGAGAATAATATATTTTCTCCAGAAAGATAGCTGAACATTGTGTCTGGCCAGTGAAGCATTGGTGCTTCTATGAATGTAAGTGTATTCTGTCCTAAATTAAGAGTATCACCAGTTTTGACGTTTACAAAGTTCCAGTCTTGTGGATGATAGTGACCACGGATAATAGATTCACCTTTCTTTGTGCAATATATCGGTGTACCTGGAATCTCACGCATTAATTCAACCAACGCACCACTATGATCAATCTCGTTATGATTCATTACAATGTAATCAATCTTTTTCAAATCTATAGTCTTCTTCAGTCTTGCTACAAATTCCTTATCATAAGGTTGCCATACTGTGTCGATAAGTGCAGTCTTTTCATCCTTAATGAGATAAGCGTTATAACTGGAACCATGCATTGTGGAGAGCTCGTCTCCGTGGAATTTGGTAAGCTCCCAATCTATCTTACCAACCCAAGATACTTTATTTGTGATTTGTTTTGCCATTATCATTTTGTTTAATATCCTACTTTTTTCTATACGCAAAGATATGAATTATCTTTTTCTTGGTGTAAACTAAACTTAAATATTTGCTTTAATTTAACTATCTTTATCAAAAAGTACAAATCTACAGAAAAACGAACGATTTTCGCCGTTTCGCATGAATTCTATTCCGTTACTTTGTCGCAACAAACAATCAATCTAATAACTAATTGATTCTTTAGAACTTTAATGTTTAATAATGAAAAAGATTTTATTATCCTTTTGGATTCTATTCTTGTGTCTAGGGCTTAATGCCCAACGCATGACAGATGCACTTGATCGTGGTCTTGTAGTAGTTCATCGTACAAATGGAACTAGCAATGAGGGAACTTTCGTAAGTTGGCGAATCCTTGCTAATGAGTATTATGATGTTACCTATAATGTTTATAGGGATGGTATCAAACTAAATGATAAGCCCTTGAGCGTGTCAAATTATAATGATACAGGTGGTAGTACTACTAGTGAGTACACTGTAAGCGCTATCGTTAAAGGGGTGGAGCAACCTCAATGCAAACCTCAGACATCTTGGAATTGTTATCTTTATAAGCTTATTGATCGTAATTATTCTGGCTATAAGGACATCACTCTTCAAAAGGTTTATTCTAATGCAGATGGTTCTGATATCACAGCTGATTATGAGCCTAATGATATCAGTATGGCTGATCTTGACGGTGACGGACAACTAGAAATACTTCTCAAGCGACTTAATACGAAAGATGCATCTTCTTTGTATCTGGAAAATGCTACAGATTATGCGATTCTTGAAGCATATAAACTAGATGGTACGCGAATGTGGTGGATTGATTGCGGTCCAAACATGGTGAGCCTTAATAGCACAGAACTTAATATTGTTGCTTATGATTGGGATTGTGATGGCAAAGCTGAAGTCGTACTTCGTGGTGCTGATGGTATGAAAATTCATTTCTCTGACGGAACAACTAAGGTTATCGGCGACGCAACCGTAAATACAAGAAATACGTTTGCTCATACTAATGCGCAGTATTGCTGGACTCACACAGGTAATGAGTATCTTCTTTATCTTAACGGAGAAACTGGTAAACCATATCAGGTTATGGATTTCCCACTAAAGAGATTAGAAGATGGTGAAACAGATCTTAAAGCAGCTTGGGGAGATGACTATGGTCATCGTTCATCAAAATATTTCTTTGGTGCTCCTTTCCTTGATGGTCGTAAAGCTAGTTTGTTCTTAGCTCGTGGCATCTACACCCGTGAGAAGATGATCGCTTATGATATCAATCCGCAGACGCATGAGTTTACTACCCGTTGGACTTGGAATTGTAATCAACCTGGTAGTGAATGGTATGGTAACGGTTATCATAATTTCTGTGTTGCCGATGTTGATATGGATGGCAGAGATGAGATTGTGTATGGTTCAATGGTCATTGATGATAATGGAAAAGGACTTAGCACAACTGGTCTTGGTCATGGTGATTCTCAGCATGTCGGTGACTTTGATCCATATCGTCATGGACTCGAGTTCTTTGGTTGCAATGAAGATAAGCCTGGAAACAATTATCGTAATGCAACTACATCTGATATGTATTATCGCTTTGAGACAACAGCCGATGATGGACGTGCTTTGATCGGAAAATTCTCTGATAGCTTTCATGGATGTCAAGCTCGTTCTTCTGCTTCAAATTTAATAAGTTCAGTTACCGATAATGTTCTTGGAATCACTGCTGATACTTTTCTAAAGTGGAGTGATTTGAATTTCCGAATCTATTGGGACGGTGATTTGTGTGATGAAGTTCTGAATAGTCCTGGTACTGCTAAGGAGGCTAAGATAGAAAAGCCTGGTTATGGCAGACTCTTTACATCTTTAGGCTGCAACATGAATAATGATTCTAAGAATAATCCTTGTTTTCAGGGTGATATTCTCGGAGATTGGCGCGAAGAGTTTATTGTAAGATGTGGCGGAAACCTCAGAATATATACGACAACATATCCTACTGAATATCGTAATTATACTTTGTGGCACGATTCTCAATATCGCCAAAGTGAAGTATGGCAGATGGAAGCATACAACCAAACTCCTCATATAAGTTATTTCCTTGGAAAGGCTGAAGGTATAACGGTAGCACCTCCTCCAAGTACGCTCACTGATAGGGTTGAAATTGCTGACGGTGCATCTATCAATACAGATAATAACGATAAGCATTTGCTTTTGGCTATGACTGATAATATGAATGTCAGCGTTGTTGATGGTGCTGCTCCATATATCCTTACAGACAATGCCCCTACATGGGTTGAGGGACATGATGATAATGCTAATATCACAACTACTACTTATACGCATACCATTACTGGTGGTGCATTCACAGGCGAGATGCGTCTTATTAAGCAAGGTGATGGCATATTGAAACTGCCTAATGTTACTGAGACCTATACAGGCAATACTGATGTATGGAATGGTGAACTAGATTTTGATGGAAATATGCCTTCAAGTCGTGTGTGGTTAAATCGTTTCGCTATATTGAAAACAAATGGTGGTAAGTTTGGTGCAGGTATCACAATGGACTATGCTTCAAAACTTATTCCACAGGGTGATGTATCTGCACGCTCAGTTACTTTGAATTTCGGTTCTCGAATTGTTATGCTATTGTCTTCTGCCAAGATCTCAGCTGATACGTTACGTATAAATAAGGTAGACTGGACTGATGGTCCAAAATATCTTGCTCCAGTCATTGAGTTCACTGGTAATACCAAACCTAATGATGGTGCCTATCTCCTTGGTACTTTTGCTAGGGTAGAGGGCAGTTTAAGTGATCTTACCATTGAAGGTATCAGTGGCGTAACCTACAAATTGGAAATGTCAGGCAACAATCTCTATTTAGTTATTGGAAACGGACAGGTTTCTACAGGTATCAACGAAATATCAAAAGATGATTCTCAGGGTAAGTACTATAATATAAAGGGCATGAAAATGCCAGATGTAAAAGCGTATAAAGGCGTTTACATCAAGGATGGCGTGAAAGTTATGAAGCGCTAGAATGAAGATAAAGTTGTAATGCGATTTCGCATTACAACTTTATAAATATATGTTTCTTCCACAATGGATAACCCATCAGTGCATGCAATAGCATGAATAAGATAGCATAAACAAGTGATGCTACGTATGGATTGATGACGACAGTGTTTATACCGTTGTATATGCCTAGTTTCAATCCTGTTGCTCCGAATATAATACTAACTAGTTCGCTGACTACATAGAGAAATAGGGGATTGGTTCCGAATATCAAAGCCATGTTAAGTTTTTCCTTCGCTACCCCCTTTATATCAATGTAATACATCAGTAATCCCTGACATATAGCAGCTAGTCCGCAAGTCATGCACACATAGCTTGGACTCCATATTCTTTTATTTAATGGCAATCCAAAGCTTACAAGATAACCTATGATGACTAGTATGCCGCCTGCAATCAAAAACTTCATCACCTTGTCTTCTGTGTCTTTTGCAGATGCCATTAGCTTTCCGCAATAAAAACCTATCATCGTGTGGGCTATTGCTGAAATCGTACTTAGCAACCCTTCTGGGTCTACAGGACTTTTGTGATATAGATGATCATATCCGAATATGCTTGTATCAACTTTTGATAGTATGTTCAAATGCGAGTCATAAGCATATCCGTTGCCAAACACGAGTATTGCTGCATATCCAGCAAGCAGTACTACAATTGTTATTGGTATATATTTATGCTTAAAGCTCAGTGCAAATATTGATACGGCAAGATAGCATAACGCAATTCGCTGCATCACTCCCCAAACTCTAAGGTGAGCGAAGTCAAGTCCTTTGCCGCTTAATAGTAATCCAAACCAGTTGATCAGCAATCCAATCGCAAACATCATGATTGTTCTCTTGGCAATTTTTCTGGCTGTGGTCTTGCTCCATGTGAAATTACTTTTCTTAAAACTAAGGAAAGTTGATATTCCCATGATAAACAAAAAGAATGGAAACACCAAGTCGCATGGAGTCATACCGTTCCACTTGCTGTGTTCTAGGGTAGAGTATATCATTTTTCCACCACCATTGTTTACAGTTATCATAAGAGCCACGGTAAGTCCTCTTAAGACATCAAGTGATATCAGACGTTGCTTTTCCATATCTATTTTATTTTAAAAATTCTATAACTTCCTTTGCCATTTCAATGGCGTCACCTTCAGGCTTGGCGCTATACTCATTATGTTGAAGTGTCCAAGGTTCTTCTATTGCATACCAGTCTATCTGTGGACCAGTAGGCATTGCCATAGCAAAGAGTTCCGAACTTGTCTTTGTGGCATTCTTGCCAGCTCCTAGAGCATCTTCATCTGGCAGTTGGTTCTGTTTCATCTGTTTTGCCAATGCGTCCATGTATATACTCCAACGCTTATAGTAGAAATCTTTCAGTAATCCTTCCCATTCCTTGTTAGCATAGTCGCGAAGTCCACCCTTGTCTGCGCAGATGCGATTACCCCATGTTGTGATCTGTACTCTTGCGTTCCATTCATACAAGTCTTTTTCTGCGTTGGTATGTCCCAGCTTTCTTGCAGCTTCAGTCCAGTGACCTAATCTGAATTCACTTCTTGTTCCAAGCAACTTGTCTTGCAGAAGTATCATCTTAAGAAATCTCTTTGAGTCTTTGTCAAATTGTCCGATGCTGAATCCGTTGTAGTCAGCAATAGTTTTAAGATATTGCAGTCTTCCTTGGTCGGCAAGTGCTTGACGGCATATATCAACAAGATCATATTCAAAGTTGTTGTTACCTTTAAACTTGTCAGCAACGCTAACCATCAGTCTTGCAGCTTCAAGTGTTGATGCAGGATCATAGTAGTTACGCATTTTCGACCAACTCTTAACTTGGAAATTGTTTAATCCTGGTCTACCACAGAATATGCTTTCGTGAGGTCCCTGTTGGTTGTTTCCTGCAGGGCAGTTGTATATTGTTTCTGAAAGTATGCTCCAAGCCTTTTGCAGATTAGCGTCGTTGCTTGAATATCTTGCTTTTACATAATTTCTTACCCAGTCTTCTTTCTTAAACTTCTCTGGTATCCAAGGCAGTTCGCTCATCATTTCAAACATCACGGGATTGTTTTCAGAACCTTCCATTGTGAATCCAATACCTTTTATATGTTCCGTATTTGGCGAAATAACCTTTGTCGCATAGAAGTTGTTTATCAGTTGATCCATGCGTCCGTGAAGTCCAACATTGGCACCAAAGTTCTCCAATAGGCAAAATAGCCAATCGTGTTGTTCATATCCTTTATCTCGTTTCCATATCGAAGGGATACCAAACATAGGGCGACATTCAGAGAATAGGTCAGCAATCAGCAAATCGCCATTCTTCATATCAGCTATCATCTGTTGACGTGGATTCTCTGTCCAACCTTGTATCACCCAAGTCGCCTTGTTGTTAGTACGTTTCATTGCGTCCATCACCGCCTTTCCTGCTTTCGCGTAGTCAATGTTCGCGTCATCGTTGGTCTCATGGAAAGGATCCATACTATAATAATTCGCTTTACCGTATAGTTTCGTTAATTCCTTATAATATAGGTCTGCTATCTTGTCGAAATGCTTATCCGTTGCTGATAGATTAGCTGGTCGTGTATATCCGTTCCATGTTCCTCCGTCTGTCACGTTGAGTCCTAGCTTTGTCTTTGCGTCGTGTGGCATCATACCGCAGAAGCCTGGCAATACTGGTTGCATGCCATATTCATTCATTCGTTTCAGAATCTTTTTCTGCAATGCCTCTTGTGCATTATACCAAGAGTCGGGTAGTGGACCTCCCCAACCTTCAAGGTTATTCATTTCCCACCATGCAAGGAATGCTGGTCCGGCAATGAACTTACCAATTTCTTCTTTGTTGTAGCCTAGTTTCAGTAGCATGTTTCTCCACACCACTTCTTCGCCAACAATCGCTAGCGGAAGGTTTACTCCGTGAAGAGCCATCCAGTCTATTTCTGTCTGCCATCTTTGCCAGTCCCAGAAAGCCATGGAATAAGAGAACGTACAGTAATTGAAATCATATCTTAGTTTCAAGTCCGTCTCATGGCGTTCCGGTTTTAAGATCTTAGGAAGTTTGTTTGGAATATCAGCTTTCATGTTGTTCCATGTCAGTTGTATTCCTGCATAGTATTTCAGATACCAGTTCAATCCCGATGCAATATTAACCCAAGTATTTCCTTTGATTAATATTTTATCTTTGTCTTGTGACAGTTCAAAAAAGTCTTTCTTGCTATTTACGAGTTCTGTTTCAAACTTATCTCCAGCCCCCTTGTCTATACGTTCAAGTAATCCTTGAATTGGATTCGCTTCAGATATAAGACTACATAAGAGAAAAATTGATAGTAATATATGTTTCATTTGGTGTTGTTTATTGTAGTGACTATGTGTTTCCCTTTTAGCCATTTGTACATCATAATTCGACTGCATTTTAAGTAAAGGCTCGTGATCTATACTTAACGCAGCTTCAATCATAAGTGCAAATTCTGTAGTGACAGGGCGTTTGTAATTTAAGATTTCATTTAAAACAGAGTATGACATGCCAATCTCTTTTGCCAACTGACGTTGTGAGATCCTTCGATATTCAATTTCATCCTTTAGAATTTCTCCAGGATGAACGGATATGTTTGGTATTACTTTGTTTGCAGTCATATACTTGCAAAGATATTAGTTTATTTTGTAATTCACAAATTATCGAACATAAATTTTGGAATGGATTTGGCTTAGAAGATATAGGGACTTCAAATCGTTCAGGTCAAAATTCAGGTAACAGGGACTATATATAGGGTGAGTAGTCTTTAAATTATTAAATCAATAAACTTACGAATTGATTATAAAATTATGACAAGTTTCTTTGCTTTTCCACTCGTTTGTATTACTTTACCTTCGGTGAAGATAAGCTGCACTCGGGAAAACAAAATTAAACCCGTTTTATTTTGCTTTTCCACTCGTTTGCATTATCTTTGCACATATAAGTATTGCTAGTTAAAGCAAACGAATAGACATAGTGATTTAGAACAATATGGAACTTTAAAAAGATGCAATTATGAAGAAGTCAAAACAAACAAAGTCTAATGATCCTGTAAAGATTCTCAGGATGATTTCTCGCAATGAAGAATTAGAAAGGCGAGACGGAAAATTTCAACGTCTGTTGATTAGTAAGAATAAGCGGAAATATGACCGCAATAACTCAAAAAGGGAGTTGGGCAACATGAAGGAGCTCGACTCCCATTTTATTTTTATACAAGCCTGTTGCTGATTCCTTCTTTGTAATTGTTTTATTTAATGGATAGCTATTTCTATTCATTTGTTTCTAAGCCTACTATCACAGCGAAGTATTTATTTAAGTACCTTCACACATTAATGTGAAGGCTTTTTTGTTTAATCTCCCGCAGATTTATTGCTTCAACTTAAACGGCCTGTTCTCCCGCAGATTACGCAGATAACCCCCAAAACAACATAACTACAAGATGTCTTTCTCTGCGAAATAATGCAGCTTGCTGCGTTCCTCTGCGACCTTTGCGTTATCTGCGAGAGAATAATACGCAAGAGGACTTAATCAATGTACAAGGAAATCCCATATGTCTCCCGCAGATAGCGCAGATCCACGCAGACAAACAGCAAACAGCACACAGCAAACAGCATGAACTACATTATCTTCCCTGTGTCCAAACTGTCTTTGTCAGCGAGATCAGCGGCATCTGCTTTAGCAGATCCATTTGAACAACCTGTCTTTTGTCTGCGTAAATCTGCGTAATCTGCGGGAGAATCGGCCGTTTATATTACGGTTTAGGATGATGGAAGAGCAAGCAAGCAAGAGCAAAGCCAAGTTTACTTGAGCTATGTTGAGGGCAGCTGATATTTATGGAATAAAAATATAAGGAAAAAACGTCAATAAAATCAATGTAATTAAAAGATTAGTTTTTAATAGAGTACGTGTAAAATGACTTAAAATCAAGGGATATTTATGGAGAATACTACCCCTAAATAGAAAAAGATTCCAGAAAAAAAGAAAAATAACCTACACTACCTACATTTTTGACTTAAATAATTACTAATCAGAATATTAGCCCATGTATATTAGTGCGTTTTCCTACATCTTTCCTACATGGTTCCTACATTATAAACGCGTATTTGTACCTCAAACGATGGGATTCGATCAAATTACAATATCCAAATCGCTTTTTTGTTCTGCCATTAGGTCGTTCCTCTGGCAGTAAAGTAAATCACAGTAATGCCTTTCTTTAGAATTATAAAGCTAGAAATGTTACTTCTGTTTGTAAATAAAATTTTAAAATAAATAGATTTATATGGCATTTTGATATGCCAATCTTTTCAGTAAAGGATTTCATACAACTATATTGATTATCTGTAATCGCTTTAAAAAATGTATAGTGATTCAGAATGTATAACTACAAATGTGTATACCAATTCCAGTTATAGTCAAAATGTATGAAGTGTAGCGAAAATAAAATCACCAATTTCGGTGCGCCTTTGAGTAATAAGGGCCTTATCACTCTGCAAAGCATGTAGGACAACAGAGTGATTAGGCCCTAATCACTCCCTAAAATGTATAAGAACGGACTTATATACATCATCTAACGTATTGGATAACAATGCGTTTGGTGAAATCATGTAGGAAACGGCATCAGAAAATTAAAAATAAAAAAATATTTTAGATACTCATGACTCAATTAGTTTCATAATTTTACCATCGGAAAGAACTAAATTTGTGGAGGATCGTGTGCTAACTTTTGATAAAGTTATATAGAATTTCTAACTTAATATGGTTAATCGCAGCGCTCACAGCGCTACCTAGCTGCATGGTATGGATTGCAGGATAACAACAAGGGGATGTGCGTTAGCACATCCCTTTTACTGTTTTTATGGTTCCCCGCAGATGATTATTGTTTGTTTTCCCGCAGATAAATTGAGTATGCTTATGTGGGGGGTGTTCTCTTGCAGATGGTCGCAGAGGAAAGACAGGTGGGGGAGATGAATCAGCCGGAAAACGAATCAACTACACCTCTATACTGTATAAAGAGGAAGGCAGGTTAGTTGACCTTGTCTTTTATATGGTAGCATAGAATATCTAATGGCTTTAAGTTCAGGCTTTGCTTTTAATAAAGTGGTGAGTGAATTAGCCTTGATACTGTATCCTGCTTTGACTTCAATAGGAAGTATATGATCATCGACTTGTATCAAAAAATCGAGTTCTAAGCGTGAATTCTCTGCTTGATAATAACATATTGGACATACACTTTTACTTTTCATCTGCTGAAATACAAATTGCTCAGTCATTCCCCCTTTGTACTCGGTAAAAATATCGTTTTTCACTAATACTTGTACAGGAGTCGTTTGTACCATAGCCCCTAATAAACCAACATCCGTTGTATATAGTTTGAATGCTGAGAAATCATTGTATATATCAAGTGGTAATGCAATCTTCGTGCAACGCGAAACTTTATAAAGTAAGCCAGCACTTATAAGCCATTGGATAGCCATTTCAAAGTCTTTGGCTCTAGCTCCAGATCTTATCGCTCCATAAATAAACTTTTTATTTTCTTTGAACAGTTGTGATGGGATACTATTCCAAACCATTCTTATACGTTGCGCTTGGTCTTTTGGGGCATGTTTCGAAAAGTCCATTTCATAACCGTGTAGTATTTCATTCTGAATTCTACGCACTTCTTGTAACGCATCTGTTTCTACGTATTTTTTTACAACTTCAGGCATACCACCTACGTAATAGTATTGGCGTAGCAGGTCAATAAATTTATCATGCAGCAATGAAATTGTATCGAAGTCACGACTAGCAAGAAGTTTGTACGCTTCATCTTCTCCTTTTGCTATCAGAAATTCTTCGAAGTTCATTGGGTATACATTCATCTCATTAACTTTGCCAACAGGATATGAGATACCCTCGTGTAATGAGATGCCTAACAAAGAACCTGCAGCAGCAATATGGTATTCAGGGGCATCCTCACAGAAATATTTCAAAGCTTCAATAGCTTCGGGAATGTCTTGAACTTCGTCCAAAACAATAAGGGTGTCATTTGGGGTGATGTCTACACCTGTAAGTGCACGTAGGGCACGTAATATTCTGTTAACATCGAAGTCTTGTGAGAATATCTGCTTTGCAAGTTTGTTATTTCTGCAAACAACGTAAGCCTCTTTAGAATATTCTCTTTTTGCGAATTCTCTTAACAGCCAAGTTTTTCCTACTTGGCGTGCTCCATTTAGTATAAGAGGCTTTCTGTCTCTTTTACTTTTCCATTCTGTAAGTTGTTGTAAAACAGTTCTTTCCATATTGTATATACATTTTTATGCACATGATATATGCTTATAAATACATAAATACGCACATAATTATGATGCAAAGATACATAAATCTGCACATGTTTAATACATTTCACAACACTTTTTTTTACTTTATTTTTAGTACTATTTTTATTCATTGATAAAAATACAACAAATGTTGTTTGCCGTTTTCAATTTGGTACTAATAAACTAAGCCATGTTTATTGGCGATAAAAGTATAATTGTATCCCTAATAAACAACTAGGTGGAGCTACGTATTCTCCCGCAGATGACGCAGATGAATGCAGCAGGGCTGCATTATTTCGCAGAGATTATAGCTTGACGTTAATGTAGTTCTTGGGGTTCGTCTGCGATCATCAGCGAGATCTGCGAGAGACATTGGGGTTTCTTTGTGCAATAGCGTGAGTACGCTTGTGTGATTATTCTCCCGCAGATTACGTAGATTAACGCAGAGAAAATGCTTCTTATAATTATAAAATTCATTTATTAATACCACGAAATGAAGTTTTTTGAGAAAAGGGTATAGCAGTTATCTTAAAAATCACTATATTTGTAACTTAATAAAATGCCATTATTTACATGGGGTAAAATAAATGAACTGTGTTAACATATAAAACATCGAGTATTAATATGCTGGATTTTCATATAGAAAAATACATAGTTACATATCCTAATCTTAAGACCATTAATGACATAGTGCTTCTTGAATGCATTTCATTTCAGGGATGTCACAATAATATGAAT
Protein-coding sequences here:
- a CDS encoding ATP-binding protein, giving the protein MERTVLQQLTEWKSKRDRKPLILNGARQVGKTWLLREFAKREYSKEAYVVCRNNKLAKQIFSQDFDVNRILRALRALTGVDITPNDTLIVLDEVQDIPEAIEALKYFCEDAPEYHIAAAGSLLGISLHEGISYPVGKVNEMNVYPMNFEEFLIAKGEDEAYKLLASRDFDTISLLHDKFIDLLRQYYYVGGMPEVVKKYVETDALQEVRRIQNEILHGYEMDFSKHAPKDQAQRIRMVWNSIPSQLFKENKKFIYGAIRSGARAKDFEMAIQWLISAGLLYKVSRCTKIALPLDIYNDFSAFKLYTTDVGLLGAMVQTTPVQVLVKNDIFTEYKGGMTEQFVFQQMKSKSVCPICYYQAENSRLELDFLIQVDDHILPIEVKAGYSIKANSLTTLLKAKPELKAIRYSMLPYKRQGQLTCLPLYTV